Genomic segment of Drosophila ananassae strain 14024-0371.13 chromosome 2L, ASM1763931v2, whole genome shotgun sequence:
ATGTTGGCTAGCATGTAGGCGGCCTTAAGCTGGCCGATGTAAATGTACGAGGAGATGCGCAGCTCCACACTTCCGATGCGCTGGATGAGGCGATCGAGAATTTGATTTGTTTCCGGTGCATTGCTATGCACGGCGGCATTGACGGCAGTCGAGAGAATCTCATCGGTTTCGGTGGAAATGGCATTGCCATTATTGCTGCCAATGCAGTCCAGCAGACGATCCACCTCCGCCAGACGTTTATTGCGAGCTAGGTACTTGGCGGTGGCTCCGAACACTTTGATTGTGGGCAACTTGTAGTCTTGTATAATTCTGGAGAGTATAAACCTTAGTATAATGTAAGACACACTATATTATCCTAGCTTACCCGTATGCAAGGCCAAAGCCTTCGTCAATGTTCTTACCACACAGCAAAATCAAGATACATATTTGAATCCGATCTGAGGTGCCTTCAAACAGCGTGGGAAGATTCGCTCTAGTGGACTCCAGACGAATCTGCGCAAcaaaagatttttaatttatttttttttacaaacaCTAAGCGAAGTATTGCACCTGTTTGAGAGCTTGTAGAGTCCGGAGCGGCTCATCGGGCGGCTGCTCCCGTTCGCAAAGGGCCAGGAACTTAGCCACCTCGATTTGTCGGCGGATGGTGTTGATGTGTCCATTGAGCGCTCTAGCATCCATCTGCATGGCGAAGCTGGCGTCTCGAGTACTGGCAGTGCTCACTACGCTTGCCCGTCGCCCCTGTTGCCGCTGCAGAAGCTCCCACTCGGCCAGGTCCAATTCGCCCTGCAGGTGCATTTGAGCTGAGAGCAGGTGCTGGGCATTGGTGTGCAATCTCTGGAAGTTCTCGCATTGCAGGGGATAGAATTTCACACAGGTCATGCTGGCCCGTATCGGGTCCTTCAGGAGGAGTTGCAACTGGTAGAGTGAGTTGAGCTGTTGATGCTTCACCAGGTGGGAGCAGGTTTGCAAGAGCGGTAGTTGCCACCCACTCCCCTGAGAATCATCCAGTTGCTGCAGTTCATCTACCAAAAGGGGCAGAGAGCCGCTGGCCAGTTGGGGCTGGAAGATGTGCTGGATGAAAAGGTCGGCGTCCAACTGTTGGTGCTTCCAATAGCGCAATGCTGCCCGAAGCTCATTACGTCCGAGCAGGAAGGCAAGGATGTCGCCATGACTACCATAGGTGAGCACATAGTGCAGTGACTCCTCGAATCCACGTTCCTGTCGCCGGTTATCCTCGAGAGGTGTAGCCAGAGTGCCATAGTTTCCTTTGGTTATGTTTTTGAGACCGGCCAGAGCATTCATCACATTTAGGGCCGGCTCCTGGAGCGGTCGCTGCTGCACATAAGGCTCCCTTCTTCGCGAGAATAGCGAAGCCAGTGAGGTATTGGAACTACGGATCAACGAGGCCCGCTGAAGAGTCTCCGGCTGTGGCTGTGATTGCGGCATAGCCGCTATTAGTTGCAGGATTTCCCGGAGCAAAGCTGGTCCTCGCTGTGGACGCTTTCTAGGAAGGAGCAAAGCGTCCGGGGGGGCGGCTCCAAACATGCTCTTGTAGATGATACTATTGAGTTGTTCGCTGGAGAGCCGAGTCATGCAGTGGCCGAATTTCTCCCGGGCtaataattcaaataaaaaaggatatGGAATATTTTGAACAAGCGGATATGTGGGCAGAATTACCAGCTTCATAGCAGCCGGCACGAAGACAGGCCAGTCCGTGGGCCGCCATTACCCCTGTGGTGGCAAATCCGAACTTGAGGTGCACTTCCAAGGCCAGGGTCCAGTGCTCGGCCTCCACGAGAGCATCAGCCAATTTACGCAGATTCTGATTAGTGAGTGGCCCGGCCGGAATCAGGGATTCGCAACCCTGCTGCACCACGGCCATAATGATTTCCGAATGTTCACGAATGTTTTCAAACTCCCCAGGTGCTCCACGAACCTTGAAAAGAGTGGGTCATTAAAGATTACACGTATTACTTGGCAGAGCTTGTACCAACCTTCGCTGCAAACGACAGGCAGTTGATCATTTTAGCCACCAGGCCATAGTCCACCTCTGGATTGGGGACAATCAGCTTTTCCAGCTTGCGGCAGTGGAACAGCAGAAGTTCGACGCAACTACGCTGTTCGTGGTGATTTTTCAGAATCGACAAGCTGAGTGCCACACTGGGGGCATGCTCGTATGAGAACTCCTCGCGCAACAGCTTATCATGTGTGATGATCCCGCTAAGCCGCCACTTGCTAGCATCACTCTGACCCGAAGATCCTGATCCCGAACCGGTTGTGACACTCCTTTCACTGGAAGACCCATCATTCTGACCCTTGGGGGCCAAGCAACTGGCGCAATCATTGCAGATGCGCACCTCCAGCTCATCGTATAGCTCCGGGATGCGCATCCGATGGGTGGAGCAGGCATAGCACACCACTCGTCCGCACCGGCGACAGTGGTGGCGTCGCATAAGCATTGTGAAAGCTGCCCTTCTGCAACACATGCAGTGGGTGGCCTCTTCGTCGCGGGTCCACTGCTGGCGGGTGGGGGCATGCTTGGGCATTACGAAGGCACCGCACAGGGAGTCCAGCGAATTATGCACGTCCGTGCCTAAAGAGCTTGGCTCGGAAGGGGCACGCACATTGGCCACGTTGTAGTCCAAGGCCTTACTGGCGTAAATTCGAAGCAATAGGTCCAAGCACTCCTGCCCCACAAAGTGGTCCTGTTGGTAGGAGTTGAAATTCAGCAGGATGAAGGCCTCCGATGTGGTTTGTCCCAGTTGAAACCGAATCTTGGCGGGAGTGCCTCCTGGTTGCACATCGTAGATGTGGCCACGCTTCTCAAAACAATACGGACACGGTCCCAAGGGTTTCTCCTTCTGTAACTTGACCCGACTGGCATCCAACAGCTTTCCCAGCAGCTCGAATCGGGCGTTCATCACCAGCTGTTCCACGATGAGTAGAGGGTGCCGAAGCAACTTCCAGAAAAGTGGACGTTCACTGACATCTATCTGTCGCAGCATTTCCAGGGAGAGCTGATAGTTCCGGTACAGACGCGGATCTCGGGCATGGACCTCCAAGTAATCGATGACCCATTGGAGCAGCGTTAGGGACCTGAACTTATCCTTATGCGTGTCCAAAAAGTTGACCAAAGAACTGGCCGGAAACATCTCCACAATTTCTAGCAGCGACTCGTCAACCTCCTCGCCATCCTGCAGCTCCAGAAGTGCATCCAGTAGCGTAAGCAGGCAAACCCGCTGCTGAGCTTCACATTTGGCCAATAGGACCACCCGGCTCCATTCGAGGCACAGTTTGAATCGGCGGCGCTGCAACAACTGCTCGAAGATCACGTTCGGGGTCTGGCGGCCAAAATCGTAGGCCTGCGGCCAGCTCTCGAACTGGAGCAGAGCCGATACCCTGGCGTATATGGTTATATCGGAGAGTGTGTGCTCCAGTTGGGAGCGCAGGAAGGGTGGGATTGCCGTGGCCGCCAGACGATGCTGCAATGAACGCTCGATTAGCTCCTTGGCcatctggctgctggagaTACGGGTGAAGTGCTCCTTTAAAAGTTGAGCCCGCTTGCCAAGATCACTCATGTGCACCACAAGCTGAATGTTACGCGGGTCCTGTTCGATAAGTTCTTCAATGTAACAGTCTATTCGAAGGTTTATTTTCTCCGGAGATTCTGTTGGTCCACCTGTTCCTAGCAGGAGGATTTGCAGCAACATTTCTCGGTTGGGCACAAGCTTCTCTAAGTTGGAACTGTCCAACTTATACGCTTTCAGGGCGGCCAGGACACGGTTACCGCTGTCCATGGCAGACTGGATTTCCACCTCCGGCAGGTGCATCAGATTTCCCAGGTAGGTGAAGTCCAATCCTTCGTCTCCCCCGGGTAGATCACCGTGTTGCACAGCCCACAGGAGTTGCGCCAAGAGCTGATTGTGCTGGGCAATGTAGTTGTGGATGGATTCCTGCTTCTGGGGTGCTACTTTACGTGGAGATCGTCCTGCAGTTTCATCCGCCAGCTGCGGACATATGTTGAGGGCGATCACATGAACCAAGTTCAGATGCAGCGCTGCCACACTAGCCTCAATCTCCAATGGCGTTATTCCGCACTCGTAGATTAGTTCCCCGATGACTTCGTACGgatcatttttcaaaagctgCGTGGTGTGGTACTCCACATTGGGATCTCTGAGCTGCAAGAGGCGCGCCAACTGTTGAACGTAATTACAAAATCTGGCATAGTAGTTGTGTCTGGAGCGTAGCTGCTGGAACTGTCCGGCGTTGGCTCTGAGCTCTTCCCCATGCGCATACTCCATTGGTTGCTTGCCATAGAGTACTTTGAAGGCAGTCTCCCGCTGGAGTTGTAAGGCCAGAACCGCCGGTCGGAGTGGATAACTCTGGAGGGAAAGCATCTGGTTCAGGGCCGGCTGCTGACCGGATCGCTCCAACAGGCGCATGCACTCGCACAGATTTTGCAGGAGATTCATGGCTCCGATCTCAGAGGACGCAGAGGTGACATTCGCTTCATCGATGGGGAtcttctgctgttgctgtcgtCGAATGACCAACAGTAGGTTGCTGGTGATTTCCCGGTTGAAGCCAAGGTTTACGATCAAATCACAAATCATTAGCGCGTTCAGATTGCGTTCCTCAAACTGTTGCAGAAAAGCATGTTGTCCACTGTGTTTCTGGATCAGCTCCTTAAGTTCCGGGCTCTGGTGAAGCCGCTGTGCTTGGGCAAAGTTGTCCACCACACTGATGATCTTCGACAACTCAAATCCTTTGGCTGCCACACCCTTGATTTGCTCGACCGTGGTCTCTCCGGAGTTGGGCTGTTGTGCCTCAAGGGCCTGGTAATTGGCGTAAATGGTGGCTAGCTTCAACTtgacctgctgctgctgctccatgAACTGCAATTCCCGGCTCAGCTGGCTCTGCTCCAAGTGAAAGGTCTGGAAATAAAGTATTGAAATGAAAATCTGATATGGCCAAGGAGAAACCCACTTACCTCAATGATCTGCTTGACATCGTTGAAGTTCTTTAAGGCCAATGCCATGATGGCCAGTTGCTCGGGAGTACTGAGCATCTTCGGAATAATGCATCGTTCATTGACCGGAGTGGCGCACGAATTCTTCCGATTCCCACCAGGGCAAAGGAATTGGGCACGAGCCCGACACTGATCGATACTCGGGCCTGCATCCCCCGAGGGCTTTGGCGTAGCTGCTCCGCTGAAACTAACCGCACGACGTTGCTTCTTGGCCTTTCTCCGGTTCAAGCTTGAAGCGTGGTTGCTGCGTTCACGGCTTTCATCGTCACTGGAGGCCTTCTCCTTGGCGGTACTGTGGAGCTGCACCAGCTGAAGAAGCTGTTCCGGCTCTAGAATACAGGTAAGCGACGGCGTTACCTTAGCCAAGGACTGGTCGATCTTCTGGAGCACTCCCAACTTCCAAAGAGCCTCGCTTATGGCTTCGACCAGGCGGTGGAAACGTTGCTGGTGTTCCGTCGCACTTCTAAAGTCCTGGGAGTGCAACTTCTTTGTGACAAACGTCTTAAGGAATGTGAATAGCGCCACAAGAGAAGGGGATCGAATGATGAATCCGTATCTGGATCGCTGACTCTGCGGAACGGTGGGTCGAGGTGGACTGGCAACATCATCATCCACATACTGCTCATCGTCATCCTCCTCAtcgtcgtcctcgtcctccCTTCGCTTCTGGGAGTTCTGGTCCAATTGTTCCCAGCGAAGAAAGACGAGGAGGAAAATATCCTCTAAAAGCGAGCACAAGGTTCCCAGTTGATGTATTTGTCTCAGATGGACCGACATTTTGGCCACCTTTGCCTTGCAGTTTTGCTCGCCCTGCTCGAGGATTACATCGTATACGTGACAGAGAGTCGTATAGTAGCTAAGGATCTCCATATCTTGCTGATAGAAGTTCTTCAAAGCAGGTGTCTGCATCTGCCACTTGTGCGTTTCCTCCAGCAGACGGAGTAGCTCCTGCTGATCGCAGGTGATCCCTTGGTCATGAATCAGTGACAGCACGCTCGGTGCTCGTAACAATGAGTCAACTTTGAGGGTTTTGCTTACATCTCGCGGCCTGAGAAAATTAAGCAGCGTGGATAAGCGCTGAAAGTCTGCATAGAAAAACTGGTGCACTTTTCTCAGCTCTTCGGGAACAGCAGTTACATCAAACTCCGCCAGGCTCTTATCCAGACAGCCTAGTTCGTCAATGGTTTGGGTGCCCAAAGCAAACTCATTGGCCAGTCGCAGGATTAACAGGGTGTTTCTCAATGTGCGGTCTTCAAAGCACTCAAAATCCTTAAGATTCTGACACAAGCTGGCCACAAAGTGCTCTCTCTGACTAAGGGCCAGCCACAGAACCAGTTGTCTGGACGGCGCTACCTCACTACACTGCCTTCGCATCGTTAGCTCCTGTTCCTGTATTAAATCCTCCAGGAGTTGACCCTCATTTCGCGATAACAGGGCTAGCATCAGATGCTCGTTGTTGGGTGAATCACTGGCCAGACGCGTCATCAGTTTGTGCCGCAGGGTCGCCGCCTCCAATATACTTCCCGGAAAGTTAGCCAGCACACAAAGGGCTCTTGGGGATGAGACATCTTCATCTAGGAACTGCCGCAGCACAAAGCTGATGATGTGACCAATGTGCAACTTGGAACGATCGTGTAGCAGTTTCAGCAACTGCAGGGAGGGATAGGGGTGGGACTGGAGTAATGATTGGACTTCGCTTTGGTAGAAATGAGCAGCTCCAGTGGCCGTACCATTTAACCACTGTATAAAGGTCTGAAAATTAGTGGATAACATTAGAGACCGATAAAGTTGGAAGCTTATTCTTGAACCTACCTCGAAAACTTTTCTCTGGTCCTTGGGCAGCAAGCCTAGCAGCTGACGAACATTCTGGTCCTCCGGTTGAGACATTTTCGGGCACCTGTTGCTCCTAGCGACTGCACAGCTCTGGTATTTTCTACGGTTCTACAACGGATGGTTCATTGCTCGGCCTCCTGACTTCTAAGTGGGTCTCAATGTGCCGTGATCAGTGCTCGGCATTCACTGCTGATTGCGGATTTCGCTTCTATCTTGGGCTATTGTTTGTAGCTTCTGTTCTGTTTCTGCgtctgcttttgtttttgtccgCAGAGCAGCTGTTCGGGCTTCAGCTTCAGTTCTCCAATGGTACGTGATAAGCGACACCCGCATATTATCTACGGTCAGGCTGGAGTCGATCAAATAGTCCGGCTCCACCGATCTTCGAACTCAAAATTCAATAACAAAGACTAGATGTTGCGCTTACATATGTGTACGCCTATATATCGTGGGCATGCCAACTTGCTGTAACCGCCAAAGCTGAATTCTtcctaataaaaattattatatcgaCCGTTCTTcatattttaatcaaaaatgatttctattatatttaattaaaaatgtagtATCTTATCTATATCTTGTTTCTTATCTGCAACTGgatttatatttaaacttaaGTTGACAGTCTTCATTGGTGGCAGCTCCACTTTTAAAAAGTTATCGATTTTAAAAGCTCGCCTCTCTAagtatttgaatttaaattttaccGCCCTGACTCACCCCTACAGGGTTTTAATTGGATTAGACCAAGTCCAATGGCCACCAATGGTTCTCGCTTTCTAACTAGTTGAATTTCATCATCCCACAGAGCAGCATGGGTATGCAATTTCAAAGTAAGTGATTCCTACAAAAAGAAAGCATTGGATCCAAGTTATCCCTTTCAGAAATCTTGGTATTTGGTGGAATCCTGATAGGTCTCCTGTCTGTTATCGTTATCTTGGTGGGTGTCCTTTTGAGCAATACGCTTCCTAATGTACTAGCACCAGAGGAGCGACACTTTGCCTTCGACTATGTGATTGGTAAGGGGAGTTGGTATTGGAGAGAACTTTGTGTATATTGAGGATTTTTTTCAAGTTGGAGCTGGAACTGGAGGCGGCACTCTGACATCTCTCTTGGCCAAGCACAGTAATGGCAGTGTACTGCTAATCGAGGCCGGTGGACCGTTTGGACTGCTTAGCCGGATTCCTCTTTTAACAACCTTCCAGCAAAAAGGAATTAATGACTGGTCCTTTCTATCAGTGCCCCAAAAAAACTCCTCCAAAGGATTGATTGACCAACGACAGTGTCTGCCGAGAGGAAAGGGGCTGGGAGGATCGTCCAATTTAAACTACATGCTGCACTTTGATGGTCATGGACCCGACTTTGATAGCTGGCGGGATCTGCACAATCTGAATGACTGGAGCTGGTCGAAGATGCGTCCCTTCATGGAGGCGGCAAAAGCAAAGCCGGCAGATATGTTTGAAATCCCAAGGGATTACTCCAAGATTACTGAAGCTCTAAACGAGGCGCAGGCCCAGTTTTCCCACAAGGATTGGACCTTTCACAGGTCCAAGTACAATATCAAGAATGGTCTTCGCCATTCCGTGCAACAGCACTTTTTGAACGAGGTGCTTCATCGACACAATTTACGTCTTTTACCAGAGGCTTTGGTGAAAAGGATTCAGTTGACTCCTGGCCCCAGACCCCAGGCAAGC
This window contains:
- the LOC6499657 gene encoding zinc finger FYVE domain-containing protein 26 homolog, whose protein sequence is MSQPEDQNVRQLLGLLPKDQRKVFETFIQWLNGTATGAAHFYQSEVQSLLQSHPYPSLQLLKLLHDRSKLHIGHIISFVLRQFLDEDVSSPRALCVLANFPGSILEAATLRHKLMTRLASDSPNNEHLMLALLSRNEGQLLEDLIQEQELTMRRQCSEVAPSRQLVLWLALSQREHFVASLCQNLKDFECFEDRTLRNTLLILRLANEFALGTQTIDELGCLDKSLAEFDVTAVPEELRKVHQFFYADFQRLSTLLNFLRPRDVSKTLKVDSLLRAPSVLSLIHDQGITCDQQELLRLLEETHKWQMQTPALKNFYQQDMEILSYYTTLCHVYDVILEQGEQNCKAKVAKMSVHLRQIHQLGTLCSLLEDIFLLVFLRWEQLDQNSQKRREDEDDDEEDDDEQYVDDDVASPPRPTVPQSQRSRYGFIIRSPSLVALFTFLKTFVTKKLHSQDFRSATEHQQRFHRLVEAISEALWKLGVLQKIDQSLAKVTPSLTCILEPEQLLQLVQLHSTAKEKASSDDESRERSNHASSLNRRKAKKQRRAVSFSGAATPKPSGDAGPSIDQCRARAQFLCPGGNRKNSCATPVNERCIIPKMLSTPEQLAIMALALKNFNDVKQIIETFHLEQSQLSRELQFMEQQQQVKLKLATIYANYQALEAQQPNSGETTVEQIKGVAAKGFELSKIISVVDNFAQAQRLHQSPELKELIQKHSGQHAFLQQFEERNLNALMICDLIVNLGFNREITSNLLLVIRRQQQQKIPIDEANVTSASSEIGAMNLLQNLCECMRLLERSGQQPALNQMLSLQSYPLRPAVLALQLQRETAFKVLYGKQPMEYAHGEELRANAGQFQQLRSRHNYYARFCNYVQQLARLLQLRDPNVEYHTTQLLKNDPYEVIGELIYECGITPLEIEASVAALHLNLVHVIALNICPQLADETAGRSPRKVAPQKQESIHNYIAQHNQLLAQLLWAVQHGDLPGGDEGLDFTYLGNLMHLPEVEIQSAMDSGNRVLAALKAYKLDSSNLEKLVPNREMLLQILLLGTGGPTESPEKINLRIDCYIEELIEQDPRNIQLVVHMSDLGKRAQLLKEHFTRISSSQMAKELIERSLQHRLAATAIPPFLRSQLEHTLSDITIYARVSALLQFESWPQAYDFGRQTPNVIFEQLLQRRRFKLCLEWSRVVLLAKCEAQQRVCLLTLLDALLELQDGEEVDESLLEIVEMFPASSLVNFLDTHKDKFRSLTLLQWVIDYLEVHARDPRLYRNYQLSLEMLRQIDVSERPLFWKLLRHPLLIVEQLVMNARFELLGKLLDASRVKLQKEKPLGPCPYCFEKRGHIYDVQPGGTPAKIRFQLGQTTSEAFILLNFNSYQQDHFVGQECLDLLLRIYASKALDYNVANVRAPSEPSSLGTDVHNSLDSLCGAFVMPKHAPTRQQWTRDEEATHCMCCRRAAFTMLMRRHHCRRCGRVVCYACSTHRMRIPELYDELEVRICNDCASCLAPKGQNDGSSSERSVTTGSGSGSSGQSDASKWRLSGIITHDKLLREEFSYEHAPSVALSLSILKNHHEQRSCVELLLFHCRKLEKLIVPNPEVDYGLVAKMINCLSFAAKVRGAPGEFENIREHSEIIMAVVQQGCESLIPAGPLTNQNLRKLADALVEAEHWTLALEVHLKFGFATTGVMAAHGLACLRAGCYEAAREKFGHCMTRLSSEQLNSIIYKSMFGAAPPDALLLPRKRPQRGPALLREILQLIAAMPQSQPQPETLQRASLIRSSNTSLASLFSRRREPYVQQRPLQEPALNVMNALAGLKNITKGNYGTLATPLEDNRRQERGFEESLHYVLTYGSHGDILAFLLGRNELRAALRYWKHQQLDADLFIQHIFQPQLASGSLPLLVDELQQLDDSQGSGWQLPLLQTCSHLVKHQQLNSLYQLQLLLKDPIRASMTCVKFYPLQCENFQRLHTNAQHLLSAQMHLQGELDLAEWELLQRQQGRRASVVSTASTRDASFAMQMDARALNGHINTIRRQIEVAKFLALCEREQPPDEPLRTLQALKQIRLESTRANLPTLFEGTSDRIQICILILLCGKNIDEGFGLAYGIIQDYKLPTIKVFGATAKYLARNKRLAEVDRLLDCIGSNNGNAISTETDEILSTAVNAAVHSNAPETNQILDRLIQRIGSVELRISSYIYIGQLKAAYMLANMHGRLEDVKRILRQAELTGQVAIKKLCEKKLKFSASLTPM